A genomic region of Bradyrhizobium sp. ORS 278 contains the following coding sequences:
- a CDS encoding lytic murein transglycosylase codes for MTQPDSPTRRTLLRSGLGAAALLVPAVPALAAPAEFDAWRDGFRARALAKGISQATWTRVMARLEPDMTVFRELRNQPEFKEQLWQYVNRRVSDWRVINGKVALKQNEALFARIEKDFGVERGTLLALWGVESAYGDPLVQQNHMRPVFPALAALAWNEPRRKAYWETELTNALKIVDRGWSTPEEMRGSWAGAMGHTQWMPEVWLNVGFDYDGDGKISPFGKPDDALGSTARYLVNRGKYHRGEHWGYEVRAPGNMSGSRTYAAWQAAGVTRADGEPFPQPNASAQLWIPVEGGPAFLLGPNFYSVKSYNPAMSYALAICHLGDRILGAPPFLQPFPGSERALTLAEVQEMQKRLTAAGFATGGTDGRVGNDTMKAIRDFQAKAGLTPADGYGGLKVLTKLRQGG; via the coding sequence ATGACCCAGCCCGATTCCCCGACCCGCCGCACCCTGCTCCGCTCCGGCCTCGGTGCCGCCGCGCTGCTCGTGCCTGCCGTGCCGGCACTGGCCGCACCGGCCGAATTCGACGCCTGGCGCGATGGCTTCCGCGCCCGCGCGCTCGCCAAGGGCATCTCGCAGGCGACCTGGACGCGCGTCATGGCGCGGCTCGAGCCCGACATGACTGTCTTCAGGGAGTTGCGCAATCAGCCGGAGTTCAAGGAGCAGCTCTGGCAGTACGTCAATCGCCGCGTCTCCGACTGGCGCGTCATCAACGGCAAGGTCGCGCTGAAGCAGAACGAGGCGCTGTTCGCCCGAATCGAGAAGGATTTCGGCGTCGAGCGCGGCACGCTGCTGGCGCTATGGGGCGTCGAGTCGGCCTATGGCGATCCGCTGGTGCAGCAGAACCACATGCGCCCGGTGTTTCCGGCGCTCGCCGCGCTCGCCTGGAACGAGCCGCGCCGCAAGGCCTATTGGGAGACCGAGCTCACCAACGCGCTCAAAATTGTCGACCGCGGCTGGAGCACGCCGGAGGAGATGCGCGGCTCCTGGGCCGGCGCGATGGGGCATACGCAATGGATGCCGGAGGTCTGGCTCAATGTCGGCTTCGACTATGACGGCGACGGCAAGATCTCGCCTTTCGGCAAGCCGGACGACGCGCTCGGCTCGACCGCGCGCTATCTCGTCAACCGCGGCAAGTATCACCGCGGCGAGCATTGGGGCTACGAGGTGCGCGCGCCCGGCAACATGTCGGGCAGCAGGACCTACGCGGCCTGGCAGGCCGCCGGCGTCACCCGCGCCGACGGCGAGCCGTTTCCGCAACCGAACGCGTCGGCGCAACTCTGGATCCCGGTCGAGGGCGGCCCGGCCTTCCTGCTGGGGCCGAACTTCTACTCGGTGAAGTCCTACAATCCGGCGATGAGCTACGCGCTCGCGATCTGCCATCTCGGCGACCGCATCCTGGGCGCCCCGCCCTTCCTGCAGCCCTTCCCCGGCTCCGAGCGCGCGCTCACGCTCGCCGAAGTGCAGGAGATGCAGAAGCGCCTGACCGCGGCCGGCTTCGCGACCGGCGGCACCGACGGCCGCGTCGGCAACGACACGATGAAGGCGATCCGCGACTTCCAGGCCAAGGCCGGCCTCACGCCCGCCGACGGCTATGGCGGCCTGAAGGTGCTGACGAAGCTGCGACAGGGCGGTTGA
- a CDS encoding MarR family winged helix-turn-helix transcriptional regulator: MTRKTTTRSVQRRAPRRRVAAAPPSARPPLPGEGKRGEDGHLAYLLRQAQAAARLSLERALTATGLTHPQFVVLTMLKAYPGLSGADCARLAVLTPQTVNVIIANLERDGAIRRTPHPVHGRMLQWSLTPRGRALLTRARRQATALERRLAAGLGQRDLATIRRWLARIAAEFHPD, from the coding sequence ATGACGCGCAAGACGACAACCCGATCCGTTCAGCGGCGAGCGCCGCGCCGTCGCGTGGCGGCGGCTCCGCCGTCGGCCCGCCCGCCGCTCCCGGGCGAAGGCAAGCGCGGCGAGGACGGACATCTCGCCTATCTGCTGCGCCAGGCGCAGGCGGCGGCCCGGCTGTCGCTCGAGCGCGCCCTGACCGCGACCGGTCTGACCCATCCGCAATTCGTGGTGCTGACGATGTTGAAGGCCTATCCGGGCCTGTCCGGCGCCGACTGCGCCCGCCTCGCCGTGCTGACGCCGCAGACCGTCAACGTCATCATCGCAAATCTGGAGCGTGACGGCGCCATCCGCCGGACGCCGCATCCGGTGCACGGCCGCATGCTGCAATGGAGCCTGACCCCGCGCGGCCGCGCGCTGCTGACGCGGGCGCGGCGCCAGGCGACTGCGCTGGAGCGCCGCCTCGCCGCCGGTCTCGGCCAGCGGGATCTCGCAACGATTCGACGCTGGCTGGCGCGCATCGCCGCCGAGTTCCATCCGGATTGA
- a CDS encoding carboxymuconolactone decarboxylase family protein — MSLARSDYTTFRSQAPELYEAILAVSQQAAKAGLDKQLLELIKIRASQINGCAFCVQHHVLLAERLGVSADKINLVVVWREAPQFSARERAALAFTEALTRLEDGVSDEVYDAARAEFSDTELVFLTSAIGVINLWNRYGVAFRWTPAERLARATG; from the coding sequence ATGTCACTTGCGCGCAGCGACTACACGACGTTCCGGAGCCAGGCCCCGGAGCTGTACGAGGCGATCCTCGCAGTGAGCCAGCAGGCGGCCAAGGCCGGCCTCGACAAGCAGCTGCTCGAGCTCATCAAGATCCGCGCGTCTCAGATCAACGGCTGTGCATTCTGCGTGCAGCATCACGTGCTGCTGGCGGAGAGGCTCGGCGTCTCCGCCGACAAGATCAATCTCGTGGTGGTTTGGCGCGAGGCGCCGCAATTTTCAGCCCGCGAACGCGCGGCGCTGGCCTTCACCGAGGCGCTCACGAGACTGGAGGACGGTGTCAGCGACGAGGTCTATGACGCGGCGCGCGCCGAATTCTCCGACACCGAGCTGGTGTTTCTGACCTCGGCGATCGGCGTGATCAATCTGTGGAACCGCTATGGCGTGGCGTTCCGCTGGACGCCGGCGGAGCGGCTGGCGCGCGCCACCGGCTGA
- a CDS encoding M23 family metallopeptidase, protein MGARITFITAALAAVITLPATFGARATDSFAPPAISLQRADWRAALDQLRSELNTDPDVAADFATAARPRGVDSDDQRGRPALAQLNGVTSAIFTGIGRSPVPVLLPFDTSAYLGARRRGAIDPQTLPRYQADFRTDLFDAGPSGYDAVFSLAPDVTSGLPSRIFARPVEIQITGSIITYDIADPAGGKGEAVKVLSAQYPDLRRFIREGYVRYAFTRFGVPYVVSIQCLDSAPRPKRLACREAYPIAERFLKALRVTGGQPSRSAPAITPVAVERPATFDPDFTYRPVGDIVMNSGARGQGGRADPTAYSQIRFPLDAPAYVHSQSFGRRRASDKLDQPWSQYPWRDNFCEARDFNVGQCASGLGHQGQDLRPGTCPMRRDGPEGCDPWRQRVLAVRDGVVIRSARQQGAIIQVNTGTEHIRFRYMHMNPTAMDNDGLLNGRVLREGEPIGVVSNYLDHPNGTTRHLHFDVQLFTRDGWIWVNPYMTLISAYERLIGGRGREVGVEMAATPPPPVNTTTGTISTPPQGPSLLGPAADAAAGRDRN, encoded by the coding sequence TTGGGGGCAAGGATCACCTTTATCACCGCGGCCCTTGCTGCGGTGATCACGCTGCCCGCGACCTTCGGGGCGCGCGCGACCGACTCCTTCGCCCCGCCGGCCATCTCGCTGCAACGCGCCGACTGGCGGGCTGCGCTCGACCAGCTTCGCTCCGAGCTCAATACGGACCCCGATGTCGCCGCCGACTTCGCGACGGCAGCGCGCCCGCGCGGCGTCGACAGCGATGATCAGCGCGGGCGGCCCGCATTGGCCCAGCTCAACGGTGTGACCTCCGCCATCTTCACGGGGATCGGACGCAGTCCGGTCCCCGTTCTGCTGCCGTTCGACACGTCGGCCTATCTCGGCGCCCGCCGTCGCGGCGCGATCGATCCGCAGACCTTGCCGCGCTACCAGGCCGACTTCCGGACCGATCTGTTCGACGCCGGTCCGTCCGGCTACGATGCGGTGTTCTCGCTCGCGCCGGACGTGACCTCAGGCCTGCCCTCGCGCATCTTCGCGAGGCCCGTCGAGATACAGATCACCGGCTCGATCATCACCTACGACATTGCCGATCCCGCCGGCGGCAAGGGCGAGGCGGTCAAGGTGCTGTCGGCGCAATATCCCGATCTGCGCCGCTTCATCCGCGAGGGCTATGTCCGCTACGCCTTCACCCGCTTCGGCGTGCCCTATGTGGTCTCGATCCAGTGCCTCGACAGCGCACCCCGGCCGAAGCGCCTGGCCTGCCGCGAAGCCTATCCGATCGCCGAGCGTTTCCTGAAAGCGCTGCGCGTCACCGGTGGACAGCCGTCCCGCAGCGCGCCGGCGATCACGCCGGTCGCCGTCGAACGGCCCGCGACGTTCGATCCCGATTTCACCTATCGTCCGGTCGGCGACATCGTCATGAACTCGGGCGCGCGCGGCCAGGGCGGCCGCGCCGATCCGACCGCCTATTCGCAGATCCGCTTTCCGCTCGACGCGCCCGCCTATGTGCATTCGCAGTCGTTCGGCCGAAGGCGCGCCAGCGACAAGCTCGACCAGCCCTGGAGCCAATATCCCTGGCGCGACAATTTCTGCGAGGCGCGCGACTTCAACGTCGGCCAGTGCGCCAGCGGCCTGGGCCATCAGGGCCAGGATCTCAGGCCTGGAACCTGCCCGATGCGCCGCGACGGTCCCGAGGGTTGCGATCCGTGGCGGCAGCGCGTGCTCGCGGTCCGCGACGGCGTCGTGATCCGGAGCGCCAGGCAGCAGGGCGCGATCATCCAGGTCAACACCGGCACCGAGCACATCCGCTTCCGCTACATGCACATGAACCCGACCGCGATGGACAATGACGGTTTGCTCAACGGCCGCGTCTTGCGCGAGGGCGAGCCGATCGGCGTTGTGTCGAACTATCTCGATCACCCCAACGGCACCACGCGCCATCTGCATTTCGACGTCCAATTGTTCACGCGTGACGGCTGGATCTGGGTCAATCCCTATATGACGCTGATCTCGGCCTATGAGCGACTGATCGGCGGCCGCGGCCGCGAGGTCGGTGTGGAGATGGCGGCCACGCCTCCTCCGCCTGTGAACACGACCACCGGGACGATCAGCACGCCCCCGCAAGGCCCCTCCCTGCTCGGCCCCGCCGCCGATGCCGCTGCCGGACGCGACCGGAACTGA
- the efp gene encoding elongation factor P, giving the protein MKVIASSIRKGNVIEQDGKLYVVVSAENIHPGKGTPVSQIEMRRISDGVKISERYKTTDQVEKATIEERNYTYLYEDQDGFHFMNPETYDQVQVPKDVVGTQAAYLQENMTVKLSMHDTNPVSIALPQRVTLEVVETEPVTKGQTASSSYKPAVLSNGVRTGVPPHITVGTRIVVMTEDGSYCERAKD; this is encoded by the coding sequence TTGAAAGTCATCGCCAGCTCTATTCGCAAGGGTAACGTCATTGAGCAAGACGGCAAGCTTTACGTTGTCGTCAGCGCCGAGAACATCCATCCCGGCAAGGGCACCCCGGTCAGCCAGATCGAAATGCGCCGAATCAGCGACGGCGTGAAGATCTCCGAGCGCTACAAGACCACCGACCAGGTCGAGAAGGCCACGATCGAAGAGCGCAACTACACCTACCTGTACGAAGACCAGGACGGCTTCCACTTCATGAACCCGGAGACCTACGACCAGGTCCAGGTGCCGAAGGACGTCGTCGGCACGCAGGCGGCGTATCTCCAGGAGAACATGACCGTCAAGCTGTCGATGCACGACACCAACCCCGTCTCGATCGCGCTGCCGCAGCGCGTCACGCTGGAGGTCGTCGAGACCGAGCCGGTCACCAAGGGCCAGACCGCGTCGTCATCGTACAAGCCGGCCGTGCTCTCCAACGGCGTCCGCACCGGCGTGCCGCCGCACATTACCGTCGGCACCCGCATCGTTGTGATGACCGAGGACGGCTCCTATTGCGAGCGCGCCAAGGACTGA
- the epmA gene encoding EF-P lysine aminoacylase EpmA, whose amino-acid sequence MTGQEPSPSPWWSPQRHADVRPFLQARAAITRALRGWFEEQGFTEVETGILQLSPGNETHLHAPATALMAADGVQHKRYLRTSPEFACKKLLAAGERRIFEFARVFRDRERGDLHLPEFTMLEWYRAEAPYDAIMADTVVVIAHAAQATGIRQFAFRGRTADPYAEPELLTVAGAFERHAGIDLLATIRDRTGDRDALAAAARGKIRIGADDTWSDLFSKVLVEHIEPQLGNKRVTVLYEYPSPEAALARVAADPRVAERFEVYACGVELANGFGELTDALEQRRRFELEMAEKQRRYGERYPLDEDFLAAVAAMPQASGVALGFDRLVMLAAGAVRIDQVVWTPPAGEQR is encoded by the coding sequence ATGACAGGCCAGGAGCCATCCCCGTCGCCCTGGTGGTCGCCGCAGCGACATGCCGATGTCAGGCCATTCCTGCAGGCCCGGGCCGCCATCACGCGCGCCCTTCGGGGGTGGTTCGAGGAGCAGGGGTTCACCGAGGTCGAAACCGGCATCCTCCAGCTGTCCCCAGGCAACGAGACCCATCTGCACGCGCCAGCGACCGCGCTGATGGCGGCTGACGGGGTCCAACATAAAAGGTACTTGAGAACCTCTCCGGAGTTTGCCTGCAAGAAGCTGCTGGCGGCGGGGGAGCGGCGGATCTTCGAATTTGCCCGGGTGTTCCGCGACCGCGAGCGCGGCGACCTGCATCTGCCCGAATTTACGATGCTGGAATGGTACCGGGCCGAGGCGCCGTACGACGCCATCATGGCCGACACCGTGGTGGTGATCGCCCATGCCGCGCAGGCCACCGGGATCAGGCAGTTCGCCTTCCGCGGCCGCACCGCCGATCCCTATGCCGAGCCCGAGCTGCTGACCGTGGCCGGCGCCTTCGAGCGTCATGCCGGCATCGACCTGCTGGCGACGATCCGCGACCGGACCGGCGACCGCGACGCGCTGGCGGCGGCCGCGCGGGGCAAGATCCGCATCGGCGCGGACGACACCTGGTCGGACCTGTTCAGCAAGGTGCTGGTCGAGCACATCGAGCCGCAGCTGGGCAACAAGCGGGTGACGGTGCTGTATGAATATCCCTCGCCGGAGGCCGCGCTGGCGCGGGTCGCGGCGGATCCGCGCGTGGCCGAGCGGTTCGAGGTCTATGCCTGCGGCGTCGAGCTCGCCAATGGCTTCGGCGAGCTGACGGACGCGCTCGAGCAGCGGCGGCGGTTCGAACTGGAGATGGCAGAGAAGCAGCGGCGCTATGGCGAGCGCTATCCGCTCGATGAGGATTTCCTCGCCGCCGTGGCCGCGATGCCGCAGGCGAGCGGGGTGGCGCTCGGCTTCGACCGGCTGGTGATGCTGGCGGCCGGCGCGGTCAGGATCGATCAGGTGGTTTGGACGCCGCCGGCAGGTGAGCAGCGATGA
- a CDS encoding lysine-2,3-aminomutase-like protein, whose translation MNRIERPTTLRSAADLVAQGLADPGEQATLERVAQRYAVAVTTHLADLIDSDDPDDPIARQFVPSADELVGAPGERGDPIGDDAHAPVPGIVHRYPDRVLLKLVHVCAVYCRFCFRREMVGPGKDNALSEDAYCGALDYIRAHGEIWEVILTGGDPLMLSPRRLAEIMADLAAIEHVRIIRIHTRLPVADPARITPGLVEALKVKGAAIWVALHANHPRELSPDVRAACARLVDAGIPLVSQSVLLRGVNDDAATLEALMRAFVETRIKPYYLHHGDLAPGTAHLRTTLAEGQALIRALRGRVSGLCQPDYVLDIPGGYGKAPVGPQYITAEESVAQDHAAAAQTRYRVVDYCGEAHLYPPAGE comes from the coding sequence ATGAACAGGATCGAACGGCCGACGACGTTGCGCAGCGCGGCCGATCTCGTCGCACAAGGCCTGGCCGATCCGGGCGAGCAGGCGACGCTCGAACGCGTGGCGCAGCGTTATGCTGTCGCGGTGACGACGCATCTGGCGGATCTGATCGACAGCGACGATCCCGACGATCCGATCGCGCGCCAGTTCGTGCCGTCGGCGGACGAGCTGGTCGGGGCGCCCGGCGAGCGCGGCGATCCCATCGGCGACGATGCGCATGCGCCGGTGCCGGGCATCGTGCACCGCTATCCGGACCGCGTGCTGCTCAAGCTGGTGCATGTCTGCGCGGTGTATTGCCGGTTCTGCTTTCGCCGCGAGATGGTCGGGCCGGGCAAGGACAACGCGCTGTCCGAGGACGCCTATTGCGGCGCGCTCGACTACATCCGCGCGCATGGCGAGATCTGGGAGGTGATCCTCACCGGCGGCGATCCGCTGATGCTGTCGCCGCGGCGGCTGGCGGAGATCATGGCCGATCTCGCGGCGATCGAGCACGTCAGGATCATCCGCATCCATACCCGGCTGCCGGTCGCCGATCCCGCCCGCATCACGCCGGGGCTGGTGGAGGCGCTGAAGGTGAAGGGCGCGGCCATTTGGGTCGCGCTGCACGCCAACCATCCGCGCGAGCTCAGCCCGGACGTGCGCGCCGCCTGCGCGCGGCTGGTCGACGCAGGCATTCCGCTGGTCAGCCAGTCGGTGCTGCTGCGTGGCGTCAATGACGACGCGGCGACCTTGGAGGCCTTGATGCGCGCCTTCGTCGAGACCCGCATCAAGCCCTATTACCTGCACCATGGCGATCTCGCGCCCGGCACCGCGCATCTGCGCACCACCCTCGCCGAAGGACAGGCGCTGATTCGGGCGTTGCGCGGCCGGGTGTCCGGCCTCTGCCAGCCCGACTACGTGCTCGACATTCCCGGCGGGTACGGCAAGGCACCGGTCGGACCGCAATACATCACTGCCGAGGAATCTGTTGCGCAGGATCATGCCGCGGCTGCGCAAACGCGCTATCGTGTGGTTGACTATTGCGGCGAGGCGCACCTCTATCCGCCCGCTGGGGAATGA
- a CDS encoding 3-deoxy-7-phosphoheptulonate synthase: protein MLSTTDDLRIKEIKELSLPVEVMGEIPRTLTATRVVMAARNAIHAILTGTDDRLLVIVGPCSIHDPKAALDYAGRLAALRERLGDRLEIVMRVYFEKPRTTVGWKGLINDPDLDNSFDINKGLRLARNVLSAVNNLGLPAGCEFLDMTTPQYIADLVAWAAIGARTTESQIHRELASGLSCPVGFKNGTDGNIRIAADAVKSAAHPHHFMAVTKGGRSGIAATTGNEDCHIILRGGAGPNYDAAHVEQASAELVKAGLPARLMIDTSHANSSKKPENQPLVAADIAGQLANGEQRIMGVMIESHLVAGRQDVKPGVPLTYGQSITDGCIGWDTTVDVLEQLAQAVAARRVKRRDSLRERSA, encoded by the coding sequence GTGCTGAGTACGACAGACGATCTTCGCATCAAGGAAATCAAGGAATTGAGCCTGCCCGTGGAGGTGATGGGCGAGATTCCGCGCACCCTCACCGCCACGCGCGTCGTGATGGCCGCGCGCAATGCCATCCACGCCATCCTGACCGGCACCGACGACCGCCTTCTGGTCATCGTCGGCCCCTGCTCCATCCATGATCCCAAAGCCGCGCTGGACTACGCCGGCCGCCTCGCTGCCTTGCGCGAGCGCCTCGGTGATCGGCTGGAGATCGTGATGCGGGTGTATTTCGAGAAGCCGCGCACGACGGTCGGCTGGAAGGGCCTGATCAACGATCCCGACCTCGACAATTCCTTCGACATCAACAAGGGCCTGCGGCTGGCGCGCAACGTGCTCTCGGCCGTGAACAATCTCGGCCTGCCGGCGGGCTGCGAATTCCTCGACATGACCACGCCGCAATACATCGCCGACCTCGTCGCCTGGGCCGCGATCGGCGCGCGCACCACCGAGAGCCAGATCCATCGCGAGCTCGCCTCAGGCCTGTCCTGCCCGGTGGGCTTCAAGAACGGTACCGACGGCAACATCCGCATCGCCGCCGACGCCGTAAAATCGGCCGCGCATCCGCATCATTTCATGGCGGTGACCAAGGGCGGCCGCTCAGGCATCGCGGCGACCACCGGCAACGAGGACTGCCACATCATCCTGCGCGGCGGCGCCGGCCCGAACTACGACGCGGCCCATGTCGAGCAGGCCTCCGCTGAGCTCGTGAAAGCCGGCCTGCCGGCGCGGCTGATGATCGACACCAGCCACGCCAATTCGAGCAAGAAGCCGGAGAACCAGCCGCTGGTGGCCGCCGACATCGCCGGCCAGCTGGCGAATGGCGAGCAGCGCATCATGGGCGTGATGATCGAGAGCCATCTCGTCGCCGGCCGTCAGGACGTCAAGCCGGGCGTGCCGCTGACCTATGGCCAGAGCATCACCGACGGCTGCATCGGCTGGGACACGACGGTGGACGTCTTGGAGCAACTGGCCCAGGCTGTCGCCGCGCGGCGGGTAAAGCGTCGCGATTCCCTGCGCGAGCGCTCGGCTTAG
- a CDS encoding HdeD family acid-resistance protein, which produces MTLPQDTIPPELERVRSRMGAAVRAHWKAFLVEGILLAVLGLLAVVLTPLASLAVTIFLGWMFLISGIAGLALTFWARGMPGFWWSLLSAVLAILAGLILVAQPIQGTLTLTVVIGVYFLAEGVATIMYALEHRRELSGRWSWLAISGLVDIAIAGIIISGLPGTATWAIGLLVGINLLFGGLSMIGMALAARNA; this is translated from the coding sequence ATGACGCTACCGCAGGATACGATTCCGCCCGAGCTCGAGCGCGTGAGGTCGAGGATGGGCGCGGCCGTGCGCGCGCATTGGAAAGCCTTCCTCGTCGAGGGCATCCTGCTGGCGGTGCTCGGCCTGCTCGCCGTGGTTCTCACCCCGCTGGCGAGCCTTGCGGTCACGATCTTCCTCGGCTGGATGTTCTTGATCTCGGGCATCGCCGGCCTCGCGCTGACCTTCTGGGCCCGCGGCATGCCCGGCTTCTGGTGGTCGCTGCTCTCGGCGGTGCTCGCCATCCTCGCCGGATTGATCCTGGTGGCCCAGCCGATCCAGGGCACGCTCACCCTCACCGTCGTGATCGGCGTCTATTTCCTCGCCGAGGGCGTCGCCACCATCATGTACGCGCTCGAGCACCGGCGCGAATTGTCCGGCCGCTGGTCCTGGCTCGCGATCTCAGGACTCGTCGATATCGCCATAGCCGGCATCATCATTTCCGGTCTGCCCGGCACCGCAACCTGGGCGATCGGCCTTCTGGTCGGCATCAATCTGCTGTTCGGCGGCCTGTCGATGATCGGCATGGCGCTCGCGGCGCGAAACGCCTGA
- a CDS encoding PrsW family intramembrane metalloprotease: protein MAYLPSQMNLLEALATVVGTAAIAPALLILWLVVAAGDNSGPPLKIWTAFLLGAASVLLLGIVRAPFQNVGLGIENPWLAQAVRALFSVALPEEIAKVAVIAVLWSRRRQVGNAMDTVFYGAAVGLGFAAYENLAYLVQHAEMWRSLAILRSVLTVPFHGALGIIAGAYLAIARTSTALGANRHNRDWARMSSWALVLAAPVMLHAAFDYPLLLLQRASNLDPTSRLWLGAVSVLIGFSSIALAVRLVRRVAHHHTPRTEMAKARLSQLRRMWALLLLGGAAGFIGLGFVLTSVRHWLLNPDRNIAGVLVPLGLTAIVLGVALLIVTTTIYVFGRNRMRTTA from the coding sequence ATGGCCTACCTGCCGTCGCAAATGAACCTGCTCGAAGCGCTCGCGACAGTGGTCGGAACCGCAGCGATTGCACCCGCGCTCCTGATCCTGTGGCTGGTGGTCGCTGCTGGCGACAATTCCGGTCCGCCGCTCAAGATCTGGACCGCCTTCCTGCTCGGCGCAGCCAGCGTGCTTCTGCTCGGCATCGTCAGGGCGCCGTTCCAGAACGTCGGTCTGGGGATCGAAAATCCCTGGCTCGCGCAGGCCGTCCGGGCGCTGTTCAGCGTTGCGCTGCCGGAGGAGATCGCCAAGGTCGCGGTGATCGCTGTGCTTTGGTCGCGGCGCAGGCAGGTCGGCAATGCCATGGACACCGTGTTCTATGGCGCGGCCGTCGGGCTCGGCTTTGCGGCCTATGAGAACCTCGCTTATCTCGTCCAGCATGCGGAGATGTGGCGCTCGCTGGCGATCCTGCGCAGCGTGCTCACCGTCCCCTTCCACGGCGCGCTCGGCATCATTGCCGGCGCCTACCTCGCGATCGCCCGCACATCCACCGCGCTCGGTGCGAACCGGCACAATCGCGACTGGGCGCGGATGTCGAGCTGGGCGCTGGTGCTGGCGGCGCCCGTGATGCTGCATGCGGCATTCGACTATCCGCTGCTGCTGCTGCAGCGCGCATCCAACCTCGATCCGACCTCGCGGCTCTGGCTCGGTGCCGTCAGCGTCCTGATCGGCTTCTCGTCGATCGCACTCGCGGTGCGGCTGGTGCGCCGCGTCGCCCATCACCACACACCGCGTACCGAGATGGCCAAGGCCCGACTCAGCCAGCTGCGCCGGATGTGGGCGCTGCTGCTGCTCGGCGGCGCCGCCGGCTTCATCGGTCTCGGCTTCGTGCTGACCTCGGTCCGGCACTGGCTGCTCAACCCCGATCGCAACATCGCCGGCGTGCTTGTTCCCCTCGGGCTCACCGCGATCGTCCTTGGCGTGGCCCTCCTGATTGTCACAACGACCATCTATGTGTTCGGCCGCAACCGGATGCGGACCACGGCCTAA
- the hemA gene encoding 5-aminolevulinate synthase produces the protein MKNYDRYFDHALDQLHQERRYRVFADLERRAGRFPHAIWHSPEGPRDVVIWCSNDYLGMGQHPKVIGAMVDVAARMGTGAGGTRNIAGTNHPLVELERELADLHGKEAALVFTSGYVSNETGISTIAKLLSNCLLLSDALNHNSMIEGVRKAGTEKQVWRHNDLAHLEELLQAADPDRPKLIVCESLYSMDGDVAPLHRICDLADRYGALTYVDEVHAVGMYGPRGGGIAERDGAMARIDILEGTLAKAFGCLGGYIAANANLIDAVRSYAPGFIFTTALPPPVCAAATAAIRHLKTSQWERDRHQDRAARLKAVLNASGLPVMPSDTHIVPVHVGDPEKCKSASDLLLAEHGIYIQPINYPTVPRGLERLRITPSPYHDDGLIDALAEALVDVWDRLGLPRAAQAMAAE, from the coding sequence GTGAAGAACTACGACCGCTATTTCGACCATGCCCTCGATCAGCTCCACCAGGAGCGCCGCTACCGCGTGTTCGCCGACCTCGAGCGCCGTGCCGGCCGGTTTCCGCACGCGATCTGGCATTCGCCCGAAGGTCCGCGGGATGTGGTGATCTGGTGCTCCAACGATTATCTCGGGATGGGACAGCATCCGAAGGTGATCGGCGCGATGGTCGATGTGGCCGCGCGCATGGGCACCGGCGCGGGCGGCACCCGAAACATCGCCGGCACCAACCACCCGCTGGTCGAGCTCGAACGCGAGCTCGCCGATCTCCACGGCAAGGAGGCGGCGCTGGTGTTCACCTCGGGCTACGTCTCCAACGAGACCGGTATCTCGACGATCGCCAAGCTGTTGTCGAATTGCCTGCTGCTGTCCGACGCGCTGAACCACAATTCGATGATCGAAGGCGTGCGCAAGGCCGGCACGGAGAAGCAGGTGTGGCGGCACAATGATCTGGCGCACCTCGAGGAGCTGCTGCAGGCGGCCGATCCCGACCGGCCCAAGCTGATCGTCTGCGAGAGTCTGTATTCGATGGACGGTGATGTCGCGCCCCTGCATCGGATCTGCGATCTCGCCGATCGCTACGGCGCGTTGACCTATGTCGACGAGGTCCATGCTGTCGGCATGTATGGCCCGCGTGGCGGCGGCATTGCCGAGCGCGACGGCGCGATGGCCCGCATCGATATCCTTGAAGGCACCCTGGCGAAAGCGTTCGGCTGCCTGGGCGGCTACATCGCCGCCAATGCCAATTTGATCGATGCCGTCAGGTCCTACGCCCCGGGCTTCATTTTCACTACGGCCCTGCCGCCGCCGGTCTGCGCCGCGGCAACCGCCGCGATCCGGCATCTGAAGACCTCGCAATGGGAGCGCGACCGGCATCAGGACCGTGCCGCCCGGCTCAAGGCGGTGCTGAACGCGTCAGGCTTGCCGGTGATGCCTTCGGATACTCACATCGTCCCGGTCCATGTCGGCGATCCCGAGAAGTGCAAGAGCGCCTCCGACCTGCTCCTGGCAGAGCACGGCATCTACATCCAGCCGATCAACTACCCGACGGTACCGCGCGGTCTGGAGCGGCTGCGGATCACCCCGTCGCCGTACCATGATGATGGCCTGATCGATGCGCTGGCGGAAGCGCTGGTCGACGTCTGGGACCGGCTCGGCCTGCCGCGCGCCGCGCAGGCGATGGCCGCGGAGTAG